The sequence GTAAAAATCGCGCGGATAAGGTCAATGAAGGAGAAGCTAATGACGATGATGATAACGAAAATGGTGATGATGATTAATGAGGAAGGGGagtgtaaaaaattttgaaaaggggGTCAAGGAGAAAAGGAATGAAAGGAAGAATGCACGTTATGAAGTTTTAAACTTAGGGCAGATTACATGGATACATGATATGGTACATTACGTGGAGGAAGATCGAGCCAGACACCAACTGAACTGAGCATCCCATGAGCAGCTAGCTACCTAGCTTGCTGGGTATTATTGAACCATGGCCAAGAAAGAGGGTGCCCCATTTCCGCCTCCCGTAGCTGATGTGCCAGTTGCTTTCTGTCTCTGGATTAATTCGATCTTATAAGCCATTTTCTTCCCATGATCTTCTAATTCCTCATTGTCATCTTCGTCCTCGTCTTCATCTTCTTGCTCAATATCTTCGCTATCAGGCTCCTCAATCTGATCATAATCATCTACTATTAATTGTTGTTTTACCGGAGGTTGTTGTCGATGATTCTCTTGTTGTTCCACCAACTCCTTCACAATGTCTTCTGGCTTCAAATTCGAAAATTATAATCAGCacctatccatatatatatatatatatatacacatgtaatGTAATACCTTTAGTAGGGAGTTCCAGCGATCTTGCCCAGTAGCATGTaaactatatatacatgcatgatATTAATTTATAGGAAATGAATTACCTTCTCAGAAGCCCCTTGGACTACCGTTCCCTCCCCGAAAAAGCTCGATGGCAAGCCTAAACTGCTTGTGATCTCCACACGATCTGTAGTTGCTGCGGTTTTGTTTTCTGATTCTCTAACTAGCTCTGGTTGTTGATTTGGTGCCGCCATACTAGTTTCCGCATCACCCTTGTCTTGGGACTGTTTAGCAGCTGAAATGGAACGTTGCTCGCCGGCGTGGGCACTTGAACTACCAATGATGTTCACCTTTTTCAGGTGCAAGGCATCAAGTTGATGAAAGTAAGGGCAGGTTTTTGAATCGTCGGGCCGTTTCTTGTTACTTTCCTTGATCTTCTTAAAGTACTTGTTGATGTTCTCCCATTTCTCTTTACATCTCTTGGCACTCCTCTTGTAGCCCATCCGCTGCATGCCGGAGGAAATTTCTTCCCAAAGAGGGCCCTTGGGCCCTACCTCTTGATACCTGGATTCAAGTCCACCCCTTAAGTTTATTAGGGCAACAACTTCTGCCTTGGGCCATCTCGAGGAGGAGGTAGCTTCcaaagtagtagtagtagtattgATTCTGGATCCACCGGTGAACTCCAATTGTGGTGTTGCATGTTGTTCTGCATTAACAGCCACAGCTATCTGATCCGTATAGGCAgatggttgttgttgttgttgctgagTGCATTGAGATTgatctttatgtttttgtttatcttgctgctgctgctgctgagtCAGTGACGGTACtgctggtggtggtggtggtggtgcagAAGCAGGAGGTGCAGGATGATGAATATTATTTCCTACTGGTGGAGGTAGTTGGATAATCTGACCTGTAATTTTTTGTAGAAAAGAAATAATGGCAGCATCCCTGGAAGCAGATATGGCACGCTCTTGAGCCATCAGTTCGTGCTCGCGGCTCAGCCTAGTCATCTCTTGCCGCTTCCAAGCTTCTTCCCTTATCATCCGatcctcttctctcttctcAATTATCTCCAGGAACTTTTGCTGCATGGCCTCTTGTTTCTGCATCACCTGTTTCattaagttttcaaaaaattcCATCATCCTATGAGAGCTCTCTTTCCAAGACTCCCTTTTACGTTTGCGGCTGATGTTGGATGGCTCTCCTTCCAAGTCATCATCCTCGTTGTCATCGTCATCCTGGGAACTCGGTGAAGAGGACGAGCTGTTGGACGAGAAGCTAGTAACACCGGTGGGGAATATGCCTGCTGTGGACGCAGTCATATTTGCATGGGTGGCTGGTTTGGTCATATCCAGAGGAGGAATCATGGGCATACTAGTGGACGCTGAAGGAAGTTTGGAGGGGGTGGTCGAAAGAGAAGGGGAGACTCTAAAGGATGAAATGGGCATGGGGTTGACAGCAGCAACGAATTGGTTGGCAGTTTGGGTTGTCGCACTATGGAGAGCCTCCAGCTGAGTGAAAAACTTGTAGCTTTTGCCATCTTGACGACCAGCTCGGCCTTCTTTGGTTCGTTTATAGTACTTATGCACGTTTTCAAATTTTTCCTTGCATTTCTTGGCACTCCGTTTGTAACCCAACTCTGCTAGCTTTCTGCAAGGTTACTCACATACAGTTAATATGTAGACATTATATCAAAACTCAAATCTATTCAAATAACTCATTCATAActgatatatatacacacatacgtatagatatatagatatatgggGCTTATCCCTCAAAACCATGGACACATTTTTCACTAATTTGCTTCCCAAAACTATGCAAATTCTCGCATTTCTCTCAAAACTAttgtttttatgttgttttgataaaattaattatacacaATCTATGTAGATtgtatgaaaataaatttatttctgttttctttcatttttataggtTGTGTgattaattttgccaaattaaTACAGAAAATTGCATTATTGGATTAAAACTATAGTTTGAGGGCAATGTGAGATTTTCAATAGTTTATAAGACAAAATAAACAATCtacattttaaaagttaaatgctactaacccaaatatatatttgcaaatttATGCGTCGCAtaaatcacattttttaaaaataataataataatcctgtGTATTTGCATAATTTCCCCAGGTTGATGACCACGCCATATAATTTACacgaaaacaagaagaaaaaaggtaAATGAGTAACTAGGCCTCTGAGACGACGGGCCACCTCACTGAAATGCCTAGGCTTCTCTCTGGCCCATACAGTTGTCTCTTcctatccatttatttatttatttttattttttatttttttatgataaagaactcttttcattaatttgaaagaacaaataaaaaaaaaatttctccgtTTTGGTTGTAAcgaatttaattgttttcagaaaaaatggaaaaaaactaaataaaaagatatagaAGAAATCGTCTCGGGATTTCCAATCTCCCCATACTATTTGAACttataaagttaaaaataagaaaacgaaaagaaaaagaaaaatctgaagTAGGGGATTGGGCTGGGCACTAGTCATGCGGCAGGGGATTTGAGGCATTTTATATtcgaaaaaaagagaaagaagaaagacGCCCAACTCGTGAATCGTGACGGAAAGAGAGACGGCATGTGCTTTTGTATGCagaatgagaaagaaaagatCATTTCCCAGAAGAATTTCATAAGCAGcttattaacaatattaataatccaCTTCCGTATCACCAACACAACCATATATggaatctatatatacatattttatgatAAACACAGACGAGATGAGATGAGCAAAATTgagtgtttttatttatttatttatttattatttttcctggtgatatgtatatatatatatagataagaaATTAGCAATTGGTGATAGATAAAGGAGGTTTAATTGGAGCCGGGAAGGGAAGATAGATGGATCACCTGGAGACATCTTCCCAGAGGGGACCCTTAAGGGTGGCATCACGGAAGGAGGCATCCATGTCGGACCTAATCTTGAGAAGGGCCAAAGTTTCTTGACGAGGCCATCTGTTCCCGCTGCtcccacctccacctccacctccagCGCCACCGCCTCCTCCATCTGACAGACCCATAAACTCATCCAAATTCACACTTGCCGACGCCGGAGGCCTGCTACTGATTGGTGACGCCTCTTCTATTAGCTGCTGCCCCTGCTCTCCTCCTACCGCTTCTCCTTcctgcattttttatttattaatattttttttactttcttgaTGATTTCTATATCAAAGCCCCCCTCCGCTTCGCTATATGACTGGCAGCTGCAACTCTCTGTCTccttaattttcttcttctttttcttcctcagAAATCTAACAAGTAGCTTAAATTTCCCTCTCCGCCTGCAGGTGGTGACTCATGGTGAGAGAGGGATGGAGAAAGAGCAAATTAGAACAAGTTTTGGTGAAAGTTGAAACTAATTGGGATGTTAAAGGCAGAAGGAGAGTAGACAactggaaagaaaaagaaaaaagaaaaaaaaaaaaaaaaaggcagaaaGTGAATTCCTACGAGTTAGTGTTCCTCTTCAGATTTGATTTTTATTCCTTTGTTtacttgttgaaagaaaaaaaaaaaataataataataatttattttatatatagttttgaaaaaactaagaaaaagcAATCAGTAAAGAGAggataatcatcatcatcaactgcGCGG comes from Ziziphus jujuba cultivar Dongzao chromosome 6, ASM3175591v1 and encodes:
- the LOC107430043 gene encoding trihelix transcription factor GTL1 isoform X2; the protein is MQEGEAVGGEQGQQLIEEASPISSRPPASASVNLDEFMGLSDGGGGGAGGGGGGGSSGNRWPRQETLALLKIRSDMDASFRDATLKGPLWEDVSRKLAELGYKRSAKKCKEKFENVHKYYKRTKEGRAGRQDGKSYKFFTQLEALHSATTQTANQFVAAVNPMPISSFRVSPSLSTTPSKLPSASTSMPMIPPLDMTKPATHANMTASTAGIFPTGVTSFSSNSSSSSPSSQDDDDNEDDDLEGEPSNISRKRKRESWKESSHRMMEFFENLMKQVMQKQEAMQQKFLEIIEKREEDRMIREEAWKRQEMTRLSREHELMAQERAISASRDAAIISFLQKITGQIIQLPPPVGNNIHHPAPPASAPPPPPPAVPSLTQQQQQQDKQKHKDQSQCTQQQQQQPSAYTDQIAVAVNAEQHATPQLEFTGGSRINTTTTTLEATSSSRWPKAEVVALINLRGGLESRYQEVGPKGPLWEEISSGMQRMGYKRSAKRCKEKWENINKYFKKIKESNKKRPDDSKTCPYFHQLDALHLKKVNIIGSSSAHAGEQRSISAAKQSQDKGDAETSMAAPNQQPELVRESENKTAATTDRVEITSSLGLPSSFFGEGTVVQGASEKVLIIIFEFEARRHCEGVGGTTRESSTTTSGKTTINSR
- the LOC107430043 gene encoding trihelix transcription factor GTL1 isoform X1; translation: MQEGEAVGGEQGQQLIEEASPISSRPPASASVNLDEFMGLSDGGGGGAGGGGGGGSSGNRWPRQETLALLKIRSDMDASFRDATLKGPLWEDVSRKLAELGYKRSAKKCKEKFENVHKYYKRTKEGRAGRQDGKSYKFFTQLEALHSATTQTANQFVAAVNPMPISSFRVSPSLSTTPSKLPSASTSMPMIPPLDMTKPATHANMTASTAGIFPTGVTSFSSNSSSSSPSSQDDDDNEDDDLEGEPSNISRKRKRESWKESSHRMMEFFENLMKQVMQKQEAMQQKFLEIIEKREEDRMIREEAWKRQEMTRLSREHELMAQERAISASRDAAIISFLQKITGQIIQLPPPVGNNIHHPAPPASAPPPPPPAVPSLTQQQQQQDKQKHKDQSQCTQQQQQQPSAYTDQIAVAVNAEQHATPQLEFTGGSRINTTTTTLEATSSSRWPKAEVVALINLRGGLESRYQEVGPKGPLWEEISSGMQRMGYKRSAKRCKEKWENINKYFKKIKESNKKRPDDSKTCPYFHQLDALHLKKVNIIGSSSAHAGEQRSISAAKQSQDKGDAETSMAAPNQQPELVRESENKTAATTDRVEITSSLGLPSSFFGEGTVVQGASEKPEDIVKELVEQQENHRQQPPVKQQLIVDDYDQIEEPDSEDIEQEDEDEDEDDNEELEDHGKKMAYKIELIQRQKATGTSATGGGNGAPSFLAMVQ
- the LOC107430043 gene encoding trihelix transcription factor GTL1 isoform X3 gives rise to the protein MQEGEAVGGEQGQQLIEEASPISSRPPASASVNLDEFMGLSDGGGGGAGGGGGGGSSGNRWPRQETLALLKIRSDMDASFRDATLKGPLWEDVSRKLAELGYKRSAKKCKEKFENVHKYYKRTKEGRAGRQDGKSYKFFTQLEALHSATTQTANQFVAAVNPMPISSFRVSPSLSTTPSKLPSASTSMPMIPPLDMTKPATHANMTASTAGIFPTGVTSFSSNSSSSSPSSQDDDDNEDDDLEGEPSNISRKRKRESWKESSHRMMEFFENLMKQVMQKQEAMQQKFLEIIEKREEDRMIREEAWKRQEMTRLSREHELMAQERAISASRDAAIISFLQKITGQIIQLPPPVGNNIHHPAPPASAPPPPPPAVPSLTQQQQQQDKQKHKDQSQCTQQQQQQPSAYTDQIAVAVNAEQHATPQLEFTGGSRINTTTTTLEATSSSRWPKAEVVALINLRGGLESRYQEVGPKGPLWEEISSGMQRMGYKRSAKRCKEKWENINKYFKKIKESNKKRPDDSKTCPYFHQLDALHLKKVNIIGSSSAHAGEQRSISAAKQSQDKGDAETSMAAPNQQPELVRESENKTAATTDRVEITSSLGLPSSFFGEGTVVQGASEKKTL